Genomic segment of Vitis riparia cultivar Riparia Gloire de Montpellier isolate 1030 chromosome 19, EGFV_Vit.rip_1.0, whole genome shotgun sequence:
ATATGTGGAGGGGATGGCCTTCATACAGTGTAGCCATGTACGTCCCAAGATAACATTGAAGGGTGATAGATCTTGGACTACCGAAAATTGAACGTTGAGAGTGACTGGGCCAGCTTGGACTGGTAGCACAATGTCTCCCAATGAGGTAGTTGATGCCCCGTTGAATCCGGACAAAATCCTTCCAGGGTTTTCGAGACCGACTAAGTTGTGTCCCATGTGGCTTATGACTGACGCTTGCACCAGATCAGCTGAGCTACCTGGGTCAATTAAGACGCGCCTTACGTCGAATTTGTCTATCCCCAAGGATAGAATGAGGGCATCACGGTGCGGACGTAATATCCGCGTGGGGTCTACTGGAGGAAAAATGATCGTTCCGTCTATGGGGTGCGGGCCTCCTTCGGTTATCCCAGGTCGGATGGAATTGATACGCTCACGCACCATCGCTTCCCGCAACAACCTCTGCCTCTTTCGCTTGGAATTGAACTCTTCATCCGACGGGCCTCCATTAATGTAATTTATGACGGCTTTGGGGGCGGCCGGAGCCATGGGGGCCCCAGAATCGCGGCCCCGGGAGGCATCTCCATCTCTAGCATCTGTACGGAGGTATTGCCTTAAATGACCCGCCTTTATAAGCCTTTCCACCAAATATTGGAGGCTTCTGCACGTCTCCGTTGTATGGCCGTGCTCCTTATGGTAAGCGCATTTTTTGCTATGGTCTCTCCTGGATGGATCCGATCCGAGGGGTCTGGGCCACCTGAAATCGGACATGCTCTGGATCATAGGGAGAAGCTTCTCATAAGTTATAGAGAGTGGTGTGAGGGGTGGCATTTCCGGGCGGCTTGGTCCTTCTTGCCTTCGATCGGATGGTCTTGGCCTGTCCGGAGGTTTAGTGCTTCCCTCTGTAGTACCCTTGGATGCCTGTCCGGCCACCAATACTTGCTGGGTGGCTGCCCGTACGTCATCTTCAagcattgagtatttgtttGCACGTCGAAACAAGTCGTCCATTGTCATAGGAGGCTTTTTTGCTAGTGACTCAAAAAAGGGAGTGCCTGGGCAAATACATCGTTTGAAAATCTGTAGGACAGCGTCCATGCTGCAAGCTTCCACTTGTAGGACAGCCTGGCCAAATCGTTTCACGAACTCCCTCAAGGATTCGttatccttcatttttatgttttgcaaggTGCTGATGTTTTGCTTATGTCGGGCGGAGCATAAGTATTGTCCCACGAAAGCTTCTGAAAGGTCTCTGAAATTATCCACCGAATTAGGAGGTAGGCGATGGAACCATGAAAGAGCCTGTCCTTGCAGACTGGCAGGGAATACTTTGCACAGCAGTGGGTCGTTGCCTATGTCGAGGGTCATGAGCTGTCGAtagtgcatgatatggtcaAAGGGGTCACTGCACCCATCGTATGTGGAAAACTTTGGTACGAGAAATCCCCTTGGGGGTTCGTAATGAATGATATGAGAGcagaaaggcgtggagagcatgtcatccaaccTTTTGCTAATGGAGCCCATGGGTGGCTCGCTCAGGAGATTTTTCCCAATGGTTCGTACCGCTTGGTGCGGTGGAGCGTTCTGCATCATGGGGGTGACCAAGGGGTCACGGTGCGAAAGAGCGTTCTGTGGCATGGGGGTGACCGTAGGATCATGGTGCACTCCCCCTGCGATGGTCGTCGGTGGCTTGGGCCTGCCAGTTTGCTGGGGGCCCAGTCTCGCGCGCATGGCGCCCGACAATTGGGATCTTTTGTCACGTCGTCTTTTTGACGAGAAGTGGGTGGAATCTGAGCTCTCTTCACGGGGAGCTCGAGGCATAGGCGTGTGTGGCTCATGCGGCCTAGCGCTGCGTGTTTCAGGGATTGCTTCCGCTGTTCCAGGGTAAATCGACTCCTGGTGAGCCCTTGAGTTGGCCACCTGGTCCCGGGAGTGTTGACGACGGGGAACTCCTGTCGACGATGCCTGGATACGTAGTattgcattttcttctcttaaccTCGTCGTCTCCTGGAGGAGAGTTTGTAGTTGGCGCTCACTCGCTAACTGCCTTCTTTCGATGGCTTGGCGCCATTCAGAATTATCTTCCTCTCTTCTTCCAGATGAATGGCTTTGGGAAGGCGTAGCCATTTCTGCTATTTACTGAATCAGCGAAAAACGtttcccacagacggcgccaatgttgaggcctcgtattctcAGCAATCctcgtagttgccaaatggataaGCATACGATCTCAACGAACACGAATTCCTGATTCAGCTgctcctgcaaaaggcgtccggacggggtgtccggacacaccctccgacggttttgtcagccatggaaagagagataaaagtagatggcacagttggcctttttcTAGGTATTGAGGagcttaccttcttctttgtgcgaaggttcatatatataccatttagaaactctctctccttcataaatgatggaaggctttttggtttaccatgattgccactaggtggtggcagggacatcctcatcctacg
This window contains:
- the LOC117908746 gene encoding uncharacterized protein LOC117908746, which produces MRARLGPQQTGRPKPPTTIAGGVHHDPTVTPMPQNALSHRDPLVTPMMQNAPPHQAVRTIGKNLLSEPPMGSISKRLDDMLSTPFCSHIIHYEPPRGFLVPKFSTYDGCSDPFDHIMHYRQLMTLDIGNDPLLCKVFPASLQGQALSWFHRLPPNSVDNFRDLSEAFVGQYLCSARHKQNISTLQNIKMKDNESLREFVKRFGQAVLQVEACSMDAVLQIFKRCICPGTPFFESLAKKPPMTMDDLFRRANKYSMLEDDVRAATQQVLVAGQASKGTTEGSTKPPDRPRPSDRRQEGPSRPEMPPLTPLSITYEKLLPMIQSMSDFRWPRPLGSDPSRRDHSKKCAYHKEHGHTTETCRSLQYLVERLIKAGHLRQYLRTDARDGDASRGRDSGAPMAPAAPKAVINYINGGPSDEEFNSKRKRQRLLREAMVRERINSIRPGITEGGPHPIDGTIIFPPVDPTRILRPHRDALILSLGIDKFDVRRVLIDPGSSADLVQASVISHMGHNLVGLENPGRILSGFNGASTTSLGDIVLPVQAGPVTLNVQFSVVQDLSPFNVILGRTWLHCMKAIPSTYHQMVSFLTEDGQTNLYGSQLAARQCYQIAREAGTSRENEPLPESTHALDQ